DNA from Mycolicibacterium alvei:
TGCCGGTGACCAGCCGCGTCGTCGGCGGCGCCAGCCGGAACCGGCACGGCCCGAACCGGCGCGGCCCGAACCTCAACCGGCCGCCCGTCGGCAGCCCGAGCCCCCGTCGACCTGGGCTCCGCCTCCGCCGCCTCCTGCCATGCCGCCGATGCAGCCGTCGCCCACTATCGAAGCCCCGCAACCCGAGCCTTCGCCACTGCCCGAGCCCCCGGCGCCACCTGAGCCGGTCGCTGAACCCGCGGCCGCAGGCTGGCGGCCCGCCCCCGCCGAGGGGCAGTGGATTCCCGCAGGCGTGCCGGGCAGCAACTGGTCTGCGCCGCCGGCCCAGAGTGGTGCGGCTACCGAGTACGTCGGCAGGCGCCGCGCCCCGGAAGCGGCACCGGTCCCTCCTTCGCCACCCGAGCCCGAGCCGACTCCGGCGCCCGCCATGTCGCCAGGACCGGCTCCCGAGCCGCCCCGGGGCCGCCACTCCGGCACAGCCGACCCCGGTCGGCCCGAGCCCGCCCAGCCCTCCCCGGCGTTGGCCACCGAATCCTCGCAACCACCCGAACCGCCGCGGCGGGCATCCCGGCACCGCAGCGACAACGAGCCCGAGCCGCCGAACGGGCACCATGCCGATGGCCAGTCGGTGAGCGAGCTGTTGGCTCGGTTCCAGTCCACCCCGGTCGAAGGCGGGCGTCGCAGACGTCGCGAGGAGTGAGCTAGTCTCGTGACGACCGTCCGGTACCCGCAACGCGGGACCGGAACGAGGAAGTTACCTATTCAACCTGTGAGGTCTCCTGCGATGGAGCAACCCCCTGTAAACGGGTGGTCCCCACCCGAGGGTCTGCGTCCGGCCAGGCTCAGCGTCGGCATTGTGTCGGCGGGCCGGGTGGGCACCGCGCTGGGCCATGCCCTGGAACGCGTGGAACACGTGGTGGTGGCGTGCAGCGCGATCTCCGAGGCGTCGCGGCTGCGGGCACAGCGCCGGCTACCGGACAGCTCCGTCCTCCCGGTGCCCGAGGTGGCCAAGCGAGCCGAACTGTTGCTGTTGACGGTTCCCGACACCGAGCTGGCTGCTCTGGTGTCCGGCCTGGCTGCCACGGGTGCGGTACGGCCCGGCACGATCGTGGTGCACACCTCCGGCGCCAACGGGGTCGCGATTCTGGCCCCGCTGACCGAGCAGGGGTGCATTCCGCTGGCCATCCACCCGGCGATGACGTTCACCGGCTCCGACGAGGATCTCGCGCGGCTGCCCGATGCGTGTTTCGGCATCACCGCGGCCGACGAGATCGGGTACGCGATCGGGCAGTCGCTCGTGCTGGAGATCGGTGGCGAACCGTTCCGGGTCCCCGAGCACGCCCGGACGCAGTACCACGCGGCGCTGGCGCATGCCAGCAACCACCTGGTCACCTTGGTGCTCGACGCTGTGGACGCCCTGCGAGCCGCGCTGCGCGGCCAGGAGCTGCTCGGTCAGGAACTCGTCGGAGATGCGCCCGGCGGGCTGCCCGAGCGCGTCGTGGGCCCGCTGGCGCGCGCCGCGCTGGAGAACGCGCTGCAACGCGGCCAGGCCGCGCTGACCGGGCCCGTTGCGCGTGGTGACGCAGCTGCGGTGGGCGCTCATCTGAATGCCCTGCGCGGATTGGATCCCCAACTGGCCCAGGCGTATCGGGCTGATTCACTGCGTACCGCCCAGCGGGCTCATGCGCCCGTGGACGTTTTTGCGGTGCTCTCGGACATCGGACCGGAAACCAGCCCTGAAACGAGTCAAGGATGACCCACAGCAACGCTCCCACGTTCGTCGCCGGTGAGCTGAACATCTACTCGGCGCCTGCCGATGTCGCCGCCGTCAGCCGCGCCCTGCGGGCCAGCGGGCGTCGCGTCACCCTCGTGCCCACCATGGGTGCGCTGCACGAGGGTCACCTGACGCTGATCCGGGCGGCCAAGCGCGTTCCCGGCGCGGTCGTGGTGGTGTCGATCTTCGTCAACCC
Protein-coding regions in this window:
- a CDS encoding DUF6779 domain-containing protein; this encodes MSVLPRGGRPRRGGRRPGWLLLTVLLVLAILASSALVFTDRVELLKLAVILALWAAVVAAFVSVIYRRQSDLDQAKARDLKFVYDLQLDREISARREYELTVETQLRRELASELRAQAADEVAALRSELAALRTNLEILFDTDLVHRPALETDKSAVRTTGRVTASRLDVPPVEVTDIRMSRTQESPIIDVPAEPHPPENDWATAGGAHRLPSRPMPAGDQPRRRRRQPEPARPEPARPEPQPAARRQPEPPSTWAPPPPPPAMPPMQPSPTIEAPQPEPSPLPEPPAPPEPVAEPAAAGWRPAPAEGQWIPAGVPGSNWSAPPAQSGAATEYVGRRRAPEAAPVPPSPPEPEPTPAPAMSPGPAPEPPRGRHSGTADPGRPEPAQPSPALATESSQPPEPPRRASRHRSDNEPEPPNGHHADGQSVSELLARFQSTPVEGGRRRRREE
- a CDS encoding Rossmann-like and DUF2520 domain-containing protein yields the protein MEQPPVNGWSPPEGLRPARLSVGIVSAGRVGTALGHALERVEHVVVACSAISEASRLRAQRRLPDSSVLPVPEVAKRAELLLLTVPDTELAALVSGLAATGAVRPGTIVVHTSGANGVAILAPLTEQGCIPLAIHPAMTFTGSDEDLARLPDACFGITAADEIGYAIGQSLVLEIGGEPFRVPEHARTQYHAALAHASNHLVTLVLDAVDALRAALRGQELLGQELVGDAPGGLPERVVGPLARAALENALQRGQAALTGPVARGDAAAVGAHLNALRGLDPQLAQAYRADSLRTAQRAHAPVDVFAVLSDIGPETSPETSQG